From Mya arenaria isolate MELC-2E11 chromosome 1, ASM2691426v1, a single genomic window includes:
- the LOC128215599 gene encoding uncharacterized protein LOC128215599 isoform X6: MAGQGDSWKLKRCKSTPLNGPRTVYIPRSERGFGFTLRHFIVYPPEPATAREREYATSEDEDPEELYYQRVQAGGLEPLDTIFVKTVRDGGPAQRAGLNPGDRIISVNGEPVTGKSYGQVISLIQQTTTDLSILVVPKEEDILQLAYQTSSQSIDSDYGSQSCDRYSRQSSMETASRSSREARDRKVLSTSSLDTNLTVDSAESYRPIDPSRRTLRTSTSYTSGLTVHRDNRDNSNQPEPVTMNKSVFMDRRREFENRSAQENVNPTNSKAYSFGLYFPKKETHVNSAENLAKSVVIRRSRESVLHSTDSQENISKQSTNVTRNVPIEYRHSSSPDTRERYRSTDGMVRDGEVNPGRTGSSVRHSFPDSGLQVWTSPSRHAGDTSSPYGFNHGTPTPDSVINKRESYAGPTTTTTRQYVPVVNESAISKNQKMSASVDSIDPRSNVFHTEQSLRTAYNSNNSHTNEQKQQHQSPSSRTFIVKINGGEDRSMTPTNIQSPQASAHSYGTAFAVTRSPTSAEIEIRQKREPRILVSHRKKQFEERSDTTPPSSITSMAPTHRYKTEIEKFTTFRKFDGIQSRLASFEKTGSNGERSRSRSQTPVSAQPISRVRQMSQERIHSPEPAQSNTQYSPQGTSQSNYSDSAPIRIYVSQGSAKTSGSPIVEIVPMSRGQDARDSRSMEPSSVYSSHGNLESHDQGDGDGQKPVRKASFLSAVNAPYSRSLSPTSLCERSMNVTVTTSSVAMTAGSTTVRLRNKPEMSAEDHETKLHRRTSYLMATAKDRSAATLTMSPGSSPIPLDPNTPATVMSKHKSMRKLKDFFGEKTPRIVEAQEKREPVSPIQQVTREGSLGVKVDVIDGKRASDRSWRPVWAVLRGHALFLSKERRDPANYVVHALSVRVRSSSSQSNLFAYDEQPISIKACIVDIAHSYTKRKNVFRVKTYNGSEYLLQAEDSEDMLAWIAAIKENNNPDFDSSEVARTELIIRKSQELDTAPQINVSPPQTQKMSKKLSVLSIKQKIPHSPSIKRRKTSSGDKLDKDDSGKESGKESSKSKTWKGKIGKSFKKHMGSSPSPSGRISTVVESAGMFGSSLEDCVPSPNNEFVPLIVDLCIQIVEARGLELTGVYRIPGNKAAVTTLQEEFNKGIDSMNLDHEKWADVNVISSLLKAFFRQLPEPLIPDDLYQPFIDANRLEDPERRMLKLKRLIHELPEHHFETFKHLARHMNKVAQYADINRMEAKNLAIVFGPTLIRKADDNMVAMFTDMSDHCKIIESIVLHCEWFFGSWAMDDHVPTDDDATECTSLLSAPSSGIREDGDLNPRDIVSSIVEAANRKLRGDVHTTPHLEKRSVSVIEPPTAFSERNIDQEILLRTKRIENTSRSSPNLAAMQRSAEIVKVPAHDTQPDRRMAKSQEYVDREFTDFDYIDSEKENSTAYLTPTTRYFSDESLLDRNDELELSHGTPTGSLSRLSRETINSLRRIEMEARALREREERRQREENKRKLEKQRIEENIRQTQQELEIEDRHSVEDLLNAPQFGLSNSDFTRRPDASQGSRSGTRSSNSGSRYSGRDAGSGGKYFVVKGNSGSSSRSGRPPRQVSVESLSVQSKRTGSLENMADGRSQTSSSRPMAHVRARTGDERSKRESSEIKRRSGGSGFSRNGSMRRGSLDSLIDLLEKRDNRMSWASTDSEEGYDLLTTLTSTFDQKLQTLSNSKLLHSAAIKAARRSMYNSSNSSNSNSTGTSSGESSDVPQHHLPPQVPLAMMSRPPPAIPSDPSNRPYRDPSLHRTPPKPDTKIGLATRFERTTTPNPLYEGHSEPSLNLLARNCNNNSNMNLQSEVTYSVDNAIASGSSTVFRHMPRSESDSRVSSVMVVISSPSVMSADSCGHLATPKFISKPLLSTQTLQPKWESHAPSVTPPTLTKPLEYRPISKSEKTQVNVKLSQCVDKNKMSSEIAKETKDISNVTITKSRSASPPPSNRKRSEKRKRRRHTVGGTADSENIEAISAATSATRLSAWEQLRPMVSHSSNIGPSSSMLTWLRNERLRASNPDIARDSKAASKN; this comes from the exons GCTTACCAGACATCGAGCCAGTCAATCGACTCTGACTACGGAAGTCAGAGCTGTGATCGCTACAGTCGTCAGTCGTCAATGGAAACTGCATCTCGGTCCAGTAGGGAAGCTCGAGATCGTAAAGTTCTTTCCACCAGCTCCCTTGATACAAATTTAACTGTAGACAGTGCTGAATCATATCGACCGATTGACCCATCTCGTCGTACGCTACGGACGTCAACTTCGTATACATCTGGTCTGACCGTTCATAGGGATAATCGGGATAACAGTAATCAGCCGGAACCTGTAACGATGAATAAATCAGTTTTTATGGATAGAAGGCGAGAGTTTGAAAACCGATCAGCTCAGGAAAATGTGAATCCTACAAACAGTAAAGCTTATTCGTTTGGATTATACTTTCCTAAGAAGGAAACTCATGTGAATAGTGCTGAAAATTTAGCAAAGTCAGTTGTGATACGCCGATCTAGGGAAAGTGTTTTACATTCGACTGATTCTCAGGAGAATATATCCAAGCAATCGACTAATGTAACTAGGAATGTTCCAATTGAGTATCGACATAGTTCTAGCCCCGATACCCGGGAGCGATATCGCTCCACAGACGGGATGGTTCGAGACGGTGAAGTCAATCCTGGAAGAACTGGTAGCTCTGTGCGACACAGTTTCCCGGATTCTGGGCTACAAGTGTGGACCTCGCCCAGTCGTCATGCAGGTGATACTAGTTCCCCGTATGGCTTTAACCATGGCACCCCAACTCCAGACAGTGTAATTAACAAACGAGAGAGCTATGCGGGACCTACGACAACAACCACTAGACAGTATGTGCCTGTAGTTAATGAATCTGCcatttcaaaaaatcaaaagatGTCCGCAAGTGTGGATAGTATAGACCCTAGATCTAACGTGTTTCATACAGAGCAAAGTTTACGTACAGCGTATAATAGTAACAATTCACATACAAACGAACAGAAGCAGCAACATCAGTCTCCATCCAGTAGAACTTTTATAGTTAAGATAAACGGTGGTGAGGACAGAAGTATGACTCCGACAAACATACAGTCTCCTCAAGCAAGTGCGCATTCTTATGGCACAGCGTTTGCTGTAACTAGGTCACCCACTTCGGCGGAAATTGAAATTCGCCAAAAACGGGAACCACGAATTTTGGTATCGCACAGAAAGAAACAGTTTGAGGAACGAAGTGATACTACGCCTCCCTCATCAATAACAAGTATGGCTCCTACTCATAGGTATAAAACAGAAATTGAAAAATTCACCACGTTTAGAAAGTTTGATGGAATTCAATCCAGGCTAGCATCTTTTGAGAAGACCGGCAGCAATGGTGAACGTTCTCGATCTCGTTCACAAACACCTGTTTCTGCCCAACCAATTAGTAGAGTTCGACAGATGTCACAGGAGCGAATCCATTCGCCGGAACCCGCTCAATCTAATACTCAGTACTCACCTCAGGGAACGAGCCAATCAAATTACTCTGATTCTGCACCAATCAGAATCTATGTATCTCAAGGCAGTGCCAAAACCTCAGGGTCGCCGATCGTGGAGATTGTTCCCATGTCTAGGGGACAAGATGCGAGGGATTCGCGCTCCATGGAACCCAGTAGCGTGTACAGTAGTCATGGTAACCTTGAGTCACATGACCAGGGCGATGGGGACGGGCAAAAACCAGTGCGGAAAGCGTCATTTCTGTCAGCTGTGAATGCACCTTATAGTAGAT CTTTGTCCCCTACGAGTCTGTGTGAGCGCAGTATGAATGTTACTGTGACAACGAGCTCAGTTGCCATGACAGCAGGCTCCACCACTGTGAGGCTCCGAAACAAACCAGAAA TGTCGGCAGAGGACCATGAGACGAAGCTCCACAGGCGGACATCTTACCTGATGGCCACGGCCAAGGACCGGTCAGCAGCTACACTGACCATGTCTCCTGGATCCTCTCCCATACCCCTTGACCCCAA CACGCCTGCCACTGTGATGAGCAAACACAAGAGTATGAGGAAACTGAAGGACTTCTTCGGAGAAAAG ACTCCTCGTATAGTAGAAGCCCAGGAGAAACGTGAACCAGTCAGTCCCATACAGCAGGTCACACGAGAGGGAAGTTTAGGGGTCAAGGTCGATGTTATAGATGGAAAG CGAGCGAGTGATCGTTCCTGGCGTCCAGTATGGGCGGTGTTGAGAGGCCACGCCCTCTTCCTGAGCAAGGAGCGAAGAGACCCCGCTAAT TATGTAGTACATGCTCTCTCCGTGAGAGTGCGTTCAAGCTCTTCCCAG TCGAACCTGTTCGCATACGATGAGCAGCCAATCTCGATTAAGGCGTGTATCGTCGACATTGCGCATAGTTACACAAAGCGTAAGAACGTGTTTCGTGTGAAGACGTACAATGGCTCGGAATATCTTCTCCAGGCGGAGGACTCTGAGGATATGTTAGCGTGGATCGCTGCCATCAAGGAGAATAATAACCCTGACTTTGAT TCCAGTGAAGTTGCCCGCACCGAGCTGATCATTCGTAAGAGTCAGGAGTTAGACACGGCCCCACAGATAAATGTGTCGCCACCGCAGACGCAGAAAATGAGCAAAAAACTGTCCGTCTTATCCATAAAACAGAAGATACCTCACTCACCCAGTATTAAACGACGCAAAACTTCCTCCGGGGATAAGCTGGATAAAG ATGATAGTGGTAAAGAGTCTGGCAAGGAATCCAGCAAGTCAAAGACCTGGAAGGGCAAAATCGGTAAAAGTTTCAAGAAGCACATGGGGTCAAGTCCCTCCCCCTCGGGCCGTATATCAACTGTGGTGGAGTCTGCAGGCATGTTTGGGTCGTCACTGGAAGATTGTGTGCCTTCTCCTAATAATGAG TTTGTGCCGCTGATAGTGGACCTGTGCATCCAGATTGTAGAAGCCCGGGGCCTGGAACTGACGGGCGTGTACCGTATCCCGGGTAACAAGGCTGCTGTCACTACCCTTCAGGAAGAGTTTAACAAG GGGATAGACAGTATGAACCTTGACCATGAGAAGTGGGCCGATGTCAACGTGATCTCCTCTCTCCTCAAAGCCTTTTTCAGACAGCTCCCCGAGCCTCTCATACCTGATG ACCTATACCAGCCATTCATCGACGCTAACCGTCTTGAAGACCCTGAGCGTCGCATGCTGAAACTCAAGCGTCTGATACATGAGTTACCGGAGCATCATTTTGAGACTTTCAAACACTTAGCCAGACATATGAACAAGGTGGCACAGTATGCTGACATCAACAGG ATGGAAGCAAAGAATCTTGCAATTGTCTTTGGGCCGACGTTGATACGGAAGGCAGATGACAACATGGTTGCAATGTTTACAGACATGTCCGACCACTGCAAGATCATTGAGAGCATTGTATTACAT TGTGAATGGTTCTTCGGTTCGTGGGCCATGGATGATCATGTTCCGACAGACGATGACGCCACTGAATGTACGTCCCTTCTCTCCGCGCCTTCCTCCGGTATCAGGGAAGATGGAG ACTTGAACCCAAGGGACATTGTATCCAGCATTGTAGAGGCCGCCAACAGAAAATTACGAGGCGACGTCCACACCACTCCCCACCTGGAAAAACGAAGTGTCTCTGTCATCGAACCTCCCACGGCTTTCAGTGAACGAAACATTGATCAGGAGATACTGCTTCGCACAAAGAGGATCGAAAATACATCAAGAAGTAGTCCGAACTTGGCTGCCATGCAACGATCTGCAGAGATTGTAAAAGTGCCGGCACATGACACACAGCCAGATAGACGGATGGCTAAGTCACAGGAATATGTTGACAGGGAGTTTACTGATTTTGACTATATTGATTCTGAAAAGGAGAATTCAACAGCTTACTTGACTCCAACTACTAGGTATTTTTCTGATGAGTCTTTGTTAGATCGTAACGATGAGCTAGAACTGTCTCATGGGACTCCCACTGGTAGTTTAAGTCGACTAAGTCGGGAAACTATAAATAGTTTGCGAAGAATTGAGATGGAAGCTCGTGCGTTACGGGAACGTGAGGAGCGCAGACAGAGGGAAGAAAACAAGAGAAAACTAGAGAAACAGAGAATCGAGGAGAACATAAGACAAACGCAACAAGAGTTGGAGATTGAGGATAGACATAGTGTAGAAGATCTCCTAAATGCTCCCCAATTTGGGCTTAGTAACTCTGACTTTACACGCAGGCCTGATGCCAGTCAGGGGTCGCGAAGTGGCACTAGGAGTAGCAATAGTGGTAGCAGATATAGTGGAAGGGACGCTGGTAGTGGTGGGAAGTACTTTGTGGTAAAGGGTAATTCTGGGTCTTCCTCAAGGTCGGGCCGCCCCCCGAGGCAGGTCAGTGTGGAGTCCTTGAGTGTGCAGTCAAAACGGACTGGTTCTCTTGAGAACATGGCTGATGGGAGGTCGCAAACTAGCTCGTCGAGGCCAATGGCTCATGTAAGGGCTAGAACTGGTGATGAAAGATCGAAACGCGAGTCTTCGGAGATAAAGAGgcgtagtggtggtagtggatTCAGTCGGAATGGTTCCATGAGAAGAGGGTCATTAGATTCTCTCATAGACTTGTTAGAAAAACGTGACAATAGGATGTCATGGGCTTCTACAGATTCTGAGGAAGGCTATGACCTTCTTACAACTCTTACCTCAACTTTCGATCAAAAGTTACAAACTCTATCCAACTCGAAACTGCTACACTCGGCAGCTATAAAGGCAGCTAGGAGGTCTATGTACaatagtagtaatagtagtaataGCAACTCTACAGGGACCTCAAGTGGGGAAAGTAGTGATGTGCCCCAGCATCATTTACCCCCTCAGGTCCCCCTTGCCATGATGAGTAGGCCACCCCCTGCAATTCCCTCTGACCCATCAAATCGCCCCTATAGGGACCCCAGTTTACATCGAACCCCACCCAAGCCTGACACAAAAATAGGGTTGGCTACTCGCTTTGAAAGGACTACAACACCCAACCCTTTGTATGAGGGTCACAGTGAACCTAGTCTAAATCTCCTTGCTAGAAACTGTAACAACAATAGTAATATGAATTTACAAAGTGAAGTGACTTATTCAGTGGACAATGCAATAGCTAGTGGAAGTAGCACGGTTTTTCGTCACATGCCGAGATCCGAGAGTGATTCACGAGTATCGTCAGTGATGGTGGTGATATCGAGTCCCTCTGTGATGTCGGCAGATAGTTGTGGTCACTTAGCAACACCCAAGTTCATCTCTAAACCTTTATTAAGCACACAAACATTGCAGCCAAAGTGGGAGAGCCACGCCCCCTCTGTAACCCCACCCACTCTTACAAAGCCTCTAGAATACCGGCCAATCAGTAAGTCAGAAAAAACGCAGGTGAACGTTAAACTGTCTCAGTGtgttgacaaaaacaaaatgagcaGTGAAATTGCTAAAGAGACGAAAGACATTAGCAATGTAACTATAACGAAGTCAAGATCAGCTTCCCCACCACCTTCAAACAGAAAAAGAAGTGAAAAACGTAAACGTAGAAGGCATACGGTTGGAGGTACCGCTGATTCAGAAAACATAGAGGCTATATCAGCTGCGACGTCAGCCACACGCTTATCAGCATGGGAACAGTTAAGGCCGATGGTTAGTCATAGCAGTAATATCGGGCCAAGTAGTAGTATGCTGACTTGGCTCAGAAATGAGCGACTTAGAGCTAGTAATCCAGATATCGCACGTGACTCAAAAGCAGCTAGTAAGAACTGA